In a single window of the Drosophila miranda strain MSH22 chromosome XL, D.miranda_PacBio2.1, whole genome shotgun sequence genome:
- the LOC108153545 gene encoding uncharacterized protein LOC108153545 yields the protein MNLSQIESESRKTNPHTNRSWLYKSFIDCSRGTAAPAAATPTPQPHHFGGELFEGTNKMFSIRSVGPLLLALPMAMALLIGLVLAKQETAARQFGGQNGFGNGLGPGLGLGLGPGIGSGSLPPWGPPQQPGGGGIGGGGGGCPLCDSSVYSYCSHKMVHDSCCCDFPASAPQLRPPQCSYYDCSLLYAKSCYEHALIKNCCCNNPY from the exons atgaatttGTCACAAATTGAAAGCGAAAGCCGAAAGACCAATCCACACACCAATCGATCGTGGCTGTATAAAAGTTTCATCGACTGCAGTCGCGGCACGgcagccccagcagcagcaacaccaacaccacagCCACACCATTTCGGAGGAGAGCTCTTCGAAGGAACCAACAAAATGTTCAGCATACGCAGTGTGGGCCCTCTACTACTGGCACTGCCGATGGCCATGGCCCTGCTGATTGGCCTGGTTTTGGCCAAACAGGAGACTGCAG CCCGTCAATTTGGTGGCCAGAATGGCTTTGGGAATGGCTTGGGGCCTGGCCTTGGACTAGGTCTAGGTCCAGGCATTGGATCCGGATCCCTTCCACCCTGGGGACCACCACAGCAGCCCGGCGGTGGCGGCatcggtggcggcggcggtggctgTCCGCTCTGTGACTCTTCGGTGTACAGCTATTGCTCCCACAAGATGGTGCATGACTCCTGCTGCTGCGATTTTCCAG CATCTGCCCCGCAGCTGCGGCCGCCGCAGTGCTCCTACTACGACTGCTCCCTGCTGTATGCCAAATCCTGCTACGAGCACGCCCTCATCAAGAACTGCTGCTGCAATAATCCCTACTGA